The proteins below are encoded in one region of Bosea sp. BIWAKO-01:
- a CDS encoding aldo/keto reductase, producing the protein MLTRNLGRTGLRVSLVGLGCNNFGGRIDLEAARKVVDKAIESGITLFDTADIYGARGGSETALGELLGARRKDIVLATKFGMDMDAEGIKKGGSRRYIVEAVEASLKRLKTDWIDLYQIHRPDPLTPIEETLRTLEDLIRQGKVRYIGCSNLPSWQVADAYWTARNHGIEGFASCQDEYSLLVRGAERELIPAARHFGMGLLPYFPLANGLLTGKYKRNQPMPDGARMTREAQRANEVLTEANWQKTEKLSAFCEKHGKTMVELAFSWLAAQPVVSSVIAGATRPEQIEANVKAASWTLNADELAEIDAITA; encoded by the coding sequence ATGCTTACCCGCAATCTCGGCCGTACCGGCCTGCGCGTTTCGCTCGTCGGCCTCGGCTGCAACAATTTCGGCGGCCGGATCGATCTTGAGGCGGCCCGCAAGGTCGTCGACAAGGCGATCGAGAGCGGCATCACCCTGTTCGACACGGCCGACATCTATGGTGCGCGCGGCGGTTCGGAGACGGCTCTCGGCGAACTCCTGGGCGCACGCCGCAAGGACATCGTGCTGGCGACCAAGTTCGGCATGGACATGGACGCCGAGGGCATCAAGAAGGGCGGCTCGCGGCGCTATATCGTGGAGGCCGTCGAGGCTTCGCTGAAGCGGCTGAAGACGGACTGGATCGACCTCTACCAGATCCACCGGCCGGACCCGCTGACCCCCATCGAGGAAACGCTGCGCACGCTCGAGGACCTGATCCGGCAGGGCAAGGTGCGCTATATCGGCTGCTCGAACCTGCCGAGCTGGCAGGTCGCCGATGCCTACTGGACGGCGCGCAACCATGGCATCGAGGGCTTTGCCTCCTGCCAGGACGAGTACAGCCTGTTGGTGCGCGGCGCGGAAAGGGAGCTGATTCCGGCTGCCCGCCATTTTGGCATGGGCCTCCTGCCGTATTTCCCGCTCGCGAACGGCCTGCTCACCGGCAAGTACAAGCGCAATCAGCCAATGCCGGACGGCGCGCGCATGACGCGTGAGGCCCAGCGCGCCAACGAAGTCCTGACCGAGGCGAACTGGCAGAAGACCGAGAAGCTCTCCGCCTTCTGCGAGAAGCACGGCAAGACGATGGTCGAGCTGGCCTTCTCCTGGCTGGCGGCTCAGCCGGTCGTTTCCAGCGTCATCGCGGGCGCCACCAGGCCCGAGCAGATCGAAGCCAATGTGAAGGC